The following are encoded together in the Deinococcus soli (ex Cha et al. 2016) genome:
- the polA gene encoding DNA polymerase I encodes MTSASPDTLVLIDGHALAFRSYFALPPLTNKQGEATNAILGFLRLTLRLARQRSNQVIVVFDPPVKTFRHEQFDGYKSGRAETPADLPGQINRIREIVDAIGFPRLEEPGYEADDVIASLTRKAEGTGMQVRIVTSDRDAYQLLDDHVRVITNDFRLIGPAEVLEKYGVTVGQWVDYRALTGDASDNIPGAKGIGPKTAAKLLQEYGTLEGIYAAAKAGTLKPDGTRQKLLDSEEAVEFSHRLSCMVTDLPLNVELGAGRLPGNPDRLHELLTELDLHSVKRDVAALDGIESVLSVPDAVHDSTHRDALHDAPETADVPAAPTLTIQTAEWRTPAQGVIWGYRLSREDDLTAALVDAATLELDGTAGTVRTAPTTEPAEWRRAEAYAQPGGLFDTPDEPAAPLTKTQQKAAEKARKEQEKAAAKLREQYPATVDDAQFVAQRTVTAAAAKALAAHLSVRGTQVEPGDDPLLMAYLLDPANTTMSAVTQRYLNVPWPDDAAGRAAITAQLLDLLPPLLDDARRKLYDDMEKPLSAVLARMEVRGVRLDSEYLRGLSAATGARLSTLETQIHSLAGREFQIRSRDQLEAVLYDELGLASGKKTKLTGKRSTAVAALEPLRDEHPIIPALLEYRELEKLRGTYLDPLPNLVNPRTGRLHTTFAQAAVATGRLSSLNPNLQNIPIRSETGREIRKGFIADQGFCLISADYSQIELRLLAHIADDPLMQQAFQEGADIHRRTAAQVLGLNEGTITPDQRRAAKTVNFGVLYGMSAHRLSNDLGIPYADAAGFIETYFATYPGIRAYIDRTLEFGRQHGYVETLYGRRRYVPELVATNRTLREAGERLAYNMPIQGTAADIIKYAMITLERELQGTGARLLLQVHDELLLEAPEDKAEEISDTVRRIMESAASLKVPLAVEVGVGPNWYDTK; translated from the coding sequence ATGACCTCCGCCTCCCCCGATACCCTGGTGCTGATCGACGGACACGCTCTGGCGTTCCGGTCGTACTTCGCGCTGCCACCACTCACGAACAAACAGGGGGAAGCCACCAACGCCATCCTGGGCTTCCTGCGCCTCACGCTGCGCCTCGCCCGGCAGCGCAGCAATCAGGTCATCGTGGTGTTCGACCCGCCCGTGAAGACCTTCCGGCACGAGCAGTTCGACGGGTACAAGTCCGGCCGCGCCGAGACGCCTGCCGACCTGCCCGGCCAGATCAACCGCATCCGCGAGATCGTGGACGCCATCGGCTTCCCCCGCCTAGAAGAACCCGGGTACGAGGCGGACGACGTGATCGCCAGCCTGACCCGCAAGGCCGAGGGCACCGGCATGCAGGTCCGGATCGTGACCAGCGACCGCGACGCGTACCAGCTGCTGGACGACCACGTGCGCGTCATCACGAACGACTTCCGCCTGATCGGCCCGGCCGAGGTGCTCGAAAAGTACGGCGTGACCGTGGGGCAGTGGGTGGACTACCGCGCGCTGACCGGCGACGCCAGCGACAACATCCCCGGCGCGAAGGGCATCGGCCCGAAAACCGCCGCGAAACTGCTTCAGGAGTACGGCACGCTGGAGGGCATCTACGCCGCCGCGAAGGCCGGCACGCTGAAACCCGACGGGACCCGCCAGAAACTCCTCGATTCCGAGGAAGCCGTGGAGTTCAGTCACCGGCTGTCCTGCATGGTCACGGACCTGCCGCTGAACGTGGAACTCGGCGCGGGCCGCCTGCCGGGCAACCCGGACCGCCTGCACGAACTGCTGACCGAGCTGGACCTGCACTCCGTCAAGCGTGACGTGGCCGCACTGGACGGCATCGAGAGTGTCCTGAGCGTCCCCGACGCGGTGCACGACAGCACCCACCGGGACGCGCTGCACGACGCCCCCGAGACCGCCGACGTGCCTGCCGCCCCGACCCTGACCATCCAGACCGCCGAGTGGCGCACCCCCGCGCAGGGCGTCATCTGGGGCTACCGCCTGTCCCGCGAGGACGACCTGACCGCCGCGCTCGTGGACGCCGCCACCCTGGAACTCGACGGCACGGCCGGCACCGTCCGCACCGCGCCCACCACCGAACCCGCCGAGTGGCGCAGGGCCGAAGCATATGCCCAGCCCGGCGGCCTGTTCGACACCCCCGACGAACCCGCCGCGCCCCTGACCAAGACGCAGCAAAAGGCCGCCGAGAAGGCCCGCAAGGAGCAGGAAAAGGCCGCCGCGAAACTCCGCGAGCAGTATCCCGCCACCGTGGACGACGCGCAGTTCGTCGCGCAGCGCACCGTCACCGCCGCCGCCGCCAAGGCCCTCGCCGCGCACCTGAGCGTCCGCGGCACCCAGGTCGAACCCGGCGACGACCCCCTGCTGATGGCGTACCTGCTCGACCCCGCCAACACCACCATGAGCGCCGTCACTCAGCGGTACCTGAATGTCCCCTGGCCCGACGACGCCGCCGGACGCGCCGCGATCACCGCGCAACTCCTCGACCTCCTGCCGCCCCTGCTGGACGACGCCCGCCGCAAGCTATACGACGACATGGAGAAACCCCTGTCCGCCGTGCTGGCCCGCATGGAAGTGCGCGGTGTGCGCCTGGACAGCGAGTACCTGCGCGGCCTGTCCGCCGCCACCGGCGCCCGCCTGAGCACCCTGGAAACCCAGATCCACTCGCTGGCCGGACGCGAATTCCAGATCCGCAGCCGCGACCAGCTCGAAGCCGTCCTGTACGACGAACTCGGCCTCGCCAGCGGCAAGAAGACCAAGCTCACCGGCAAGCGCAGCACCGCCGTCGCCGCCCTCGAACCCCTGCGGGACGAGCACCCCATCATCCCCGCCCTGCTCGAGTACCGCGAACTGGAAAAACTGCGCGGCACGTACCTCGACCCCCTCCCGAACCTCGTCAACCCCCGCACGGGGCGCCTGCACACCACCTTCGCTCAGGCGGCCGTCGCCACCGGGCGCCTGAGCAGCCTCAACCCCAACCTCCAGAACATCCCCATCCGCAGCGAAACCGGCCGTGAGATCCGCAAGGGCTTCATTGCCGACCAGGGCTTCTGCCTGATCAGCGCCGACTACTCCCAGATCGAACTGCGCCTCCTGGCGCACATCGCCGACGATCCCCTCATGCAGCAGGCCTTCCAGGAGGGCGCGGACATCCACCGCCGCACCGCCGCGCAGGTGCTCGGCCTGAACGAGGGCACCATCACGCCGGATCAGCGCCGCGCCGCCAAGACCGTCAACTTCGGCGTGCTGTACGGCATGAGCGCCCACCGCCTCAGCAACGACCTGGGCATTCCCTACGCGGACGCCGCCGGCTTCATCGAAACGTACTTCGCCACGTACCCCGGCATCCGCGCGTACATCGACCGCACCCTCGAATTCGGCCGCCAGCACGGCTACGTCGAGACCCTCTACGGCCGCCGCCGCTACGTGCCGGAACTCGTCGCCACGAACCGCACCCTGCGCGAGGCCGGGGAACGCCTCGCGTACAACATGCCCATCCAGGGCACCGCCGCCGACATCATCAAGTACGCCATGATCACCCTGGAACGCGAACTTCAGGGCACCGGCGCCCGCCTCCTGCTGCAGGTGCACGACGAACTGCTCCTCGAAGCCCCCGAAGACAAGGCCGAGGAGATCAGCGACACCGTCCGCCGCATCATGGAAAGTGCCGCCAGCCTCAAGGTGCCCCTGGCCGTCGAGGTCGGCGTCGGTCCCAACTGGTACGACACGAAGTAA
- the nrdF gene encoding class 1b ribonucleoside-diphosphate reductase subunit beta, translating to MTRAPFTATNWSDPEDSFSVTFYEKYTSQLWFPDEIPLTNDAIHWKSLTEQERWTYMHASAGLNALDTLQGEVGMPALRGLVDGHIRKATLQFQGMMEDIHARSYSLMNKTFLTTTEERAVFAWVEAQPQLQFKIQFIEDVFRDPDTSDFGLWRKMVVSCMLETALFYSGFYYPLLLAGQGRMVAAGEIFNLIILDEAVHGVYVALLAQEKFAALTDDEQAQALAWYEQSLDTLYRNELAYTEVLYGGVNLVEDVATFIRFNFNVLADNLGLDRRFPDEDVNPVVLNGIRSRGTTHDFFSAKGSSYAKLRVEALTDDDFSELWPAQEVAHD from the coding sequence ATGACCCGAGCCCCCTTTACCGCCACGAACTGGAGCGACCCGGAAGACAGCTTCTCGGTCACGTTCTACGAGAAGTACACGTCCCAGCTGTGGTTCCCGGATGAGATTCCGCTGACGAACGACGCCATTCACTGGAAGAGCCTGACCGAGCAGGAACGCTGGACGTACATGCACGCCTCGGCGGGCCTGAACGCGCTGGATACGCTCCAGGGCGAGGTCGGCATGCCAGCCCTGCGCGGCCTCGTGGACGGGCACATCCGCAAGGCGACCCTGCAATTCCAGGGGATGATGGAGGACATTCACGCGCGCAGCTACAGCCTGATGAACAAGACGTTCCTGACGACCACCGAGGAACGCGCCGTGTTCGCGTGGGTGGAGGCGCAGCCGCAGCTTCAGTTCAAGATTCAGTTCATCGAGGACGTGTTCCGCGACCCGGACACCAGCGACTTCGGCCTGTGGCGGAAGATGGTCGTGTCGTGCATGCTGGAAACCGCGCTGTTCTACAGCGGCTTCTACTACCCGCTGCTGCTGGCCGGGCAGGGCCGCATGGTGGCGGCCGGGGAGATCTTCAACCTGATCATCCTCGACGAGGCGGTGCACGGCGTGTACGTGGCGCTGCTGGCGCAGGAGAAGTTCGCTGCGCTGACCGATGACGAGCAGGCGCAGGCGCTCGCGTGGTACGAGCAGAGCCTCGACACGCTGTACCGCAATGAACTGGCGTACACCGAGGTGCTGTACGGCGGCGTGAACCTCGTGGAGGACGTCGCCACGTTCATCCGCTTCAATTTCAACGTGCTGGCCGACAATCTGGGGCTGGACCGGCGCTTCCCGGACGAGGACGTGAACCCCGTCGTGCTGAACGGCATCCGCTCCCGCGGCACCACGCATGACTTCTTCAGCGCCAAGGGCAGCAGCTACGCCAAGCTGCGGGTCGAGGCCCTCACCGACGACGACTTCAGCGAACTCTGGCCCGCGCAGGAGGTGGCCCATGACTGA
- a CDS encoding thioredoxin: MTDPKPFVLFTQDQCPQCETLKRMLTLPLRGAFDDQIEVLHRQQNPDAFTALADAHGLARTPALLHRPSGEVLLDTGSLGAVKAFLTQS; this comes from the coding sequence ATGACTGACCCCAAACCCTTTGTGCTGTTCACGCAGGATCAGTGCCCGCAGTGCGAGACCCTCAAGCGCATGCTGACCCTCCCCCTGCGCGGCGCGTTCGACGACCAGATCGAAGTGCTGCACCGCCAGCAGAACCCCGACGCCTTCACCGCGCTGGCCGACGCGCACGGCCTGGCCCGCACCCCCGCCCTGCTGCACCGCCCCAGCGGAGAGGTGCTGCTCGACACCGGCAGCCTCGGCGCGGTCAAGGCGTTCCTCACTCAGAGCTGA
- a CDS encoding HAD family hydrolase, with translation MTIRALFFDIGGVLLSNGWDREQRAAVATQFGLDPTDFGERHKLAVPELELGRMTLDEYLEQTVFCHPQTFTPADFRAAMEAQSTPHEGALALARDLATRHRLYALNNEGRDLNDHRIRTFGLSEFLLAFFTSSTLELMKPNPAIYRAALTLAAVAPHEAVMIDDRAQNTEAARRVGMHAIRYENAAQLREELAALGVE, from the coding sequence ATGACCATCCGCGCCCTCTTCTTCGACATCGGCGGCGTGCTGCTCAGCAACGGCTGGGACCGCGAGCAGCGCGCCGCCGTCGCCACGCAGTTCGGCCTGGACCCCACGGACTTCGGTGAGCGGCACAAGCTGGCCGTGCCGGAACTCGAACTGGGCCGCATGACCCTGGACGAGTACCTCGAGCAGACCGTGTTCTGCCACCCGCAGACCTTCACGCCCGCCGACTTCCGCGCCGCCATGGAAGCCCAGAGCACCCCGCACGAAGGCGCCCTGGCCCTCGCCCGCGACCTCGCCACGCGCCACCGCCTGTACGCCCTGAACAACGAGGGCCGCGACCTGAACGACCACCGCATCCGCACCTTCGGCCTCAGCGAGTTCCTGCTGGCGTTCTTCACGTCCTCCACGCTGGAACTCATGAAACCCAACCCCGCCATCTACCGCGCCGCCCTCACCCTGGCCGCCGTCGCCCCGCACGAGGCCGTCATGATCGACGACCGCGCCCAGAACACCGAAGCCGCCCGCCGGGTCGGCATGCACGCCATCCGCTACGAGAACGCCGCGCAGCTCCGGGAAGAACTGGCGGCGCTGGGCGTGGAGTAA